The Salvia miltiorrhiza cultivar Shanhuang (shh) chromosome 1, IMPLAD_Smil_shh, whole genome shotgun sequence genome has a window encoding:
- the LOC130998260 gene encoding uncharacterized protein LOC130998260, protein MNAADKESQLPSPPPYHGHGHSRQRNQFRKLASVAYNTLSQPRAYITLLVLSFTAGYLSHSQVVQPLLSEEIGDLAEHNTFPSRCSEAVATSATRQTILEHVHGGVSPWEGFPPPQVRPLLWKDWNKGWDSNAGVFEHLIEQVQPKVIIEVGTFLGASATHMARLTRRMGLKSLILCIDDFRGWPGYYDQEKSAKMLNGDSMLLYQFMYNVQKANATDSILFLPFSTNTALSGLCNWGVYADLIEIDAAHDFHSAWQDINNAYKLLRPGGVLFGHDYAWDGVRRAVHSFAKLNALRVKLDGKHWVLY, encoded by the coding sequence ATGAACGCCGCCGACAAAGAATCGCAGCTCCCGTCCCCGCCGCCGTACCACGGGCACGGGCACAGCCGGCAGCGGAACCAGTTCCGTAAGCTGGCATCAGTGGCCTACAACACGCTGTCGCAGCCGCGCGCGTACATCACCCTCCTGGTGCTGTCCTTCACGGCGGGCTACCTCTCCCACTCGCAGGTGGTGCAGCCGCTCCTGTCGGAGGAAATCGGCGACCTGGCGGAGCACAACACGTTCCCGAGCCGGTGCTCGGAGGCGGTGGCGACGTCGGCGACCAGGCAGACGATCCTGGAGCACGTGCACGGGGGGGTGTCGCCGTGGGAGGGGTTCCCGCCCCCGCAGGTGCGGCCCCTGCTGTGGAAGGACTGGAACAAGGGATGGGACTCGAACGCGGGCGTGTTCGAGCACCTGATCGAGCAGGTGCAGCCGAAGGTGATCATCGAGGTGGGGACGTTCCTGGGCGCGTCGGCGACGCACATGGCGCGGCTGACGCGGCGCATGGGGCTGAAGAGCCTGATCTTGTGCATCGACGACTTCCGCGGGTGGCCCGGATACTACGATCAGGAGAAGAGCGCCAAGATGCTCAACGGCGACAGCATGCTGCTCTACCAGTTCATGTACAACGTGCAGAAGGCCAACGCCACCGACTCCATCCTCTTCCTGCCCTTCTCCACCAACACCGCCCTCAGCGGCCTCTGCAACTGGGGGGTCTACGCCGATCTCATCGAGATCGACGCCGCACACGACTTCCACTCCGCCTGGCAGGATATCAACAACGCCTATAAGCTCTTGAGGCCCGGGGGAGTGCTCTTCGGCCATGACTATGCATGGGATGGCGTGCGCAGAGCCGTCCACTCCTTCGCCAAGCTCAACGCCTTGCGGGTCAAGCTCGACGGCAAGCACTGGGTGCTCTACTGA
- the LOC130998295 gene encoding probable WRKY transcription factor 7, protein MAVELMPGYNFTSKMEVSAAQEAAAAGLQSVEKLMRLLSHQQNFQEIQAADDYKAVADVAVYKFKKFISLLDRTPRTGHARFRRGPVPNSPPPPQKTEPAGPSAQTPKTEESAPGSIIYCPTPIQRLPPLPVPHNHQQQVKNVPNPIERKESSTTINFASPATSFMSSLTGDTDSLQPSMSMSSGFQITNLSQVSSAGRPPLSTSSFKRKCSSMDDATAKCGSGSSRCHCPKKRKSRLKRVVRVPAISMKMADIPPDDYSWRKYGQKPIKGSPHPRGYYKCSSVRGCPARKHVERALDDPTMLIVTYEGEHNHALSNMETPALVLESS, encoded by the exons ATGGCAGTAGAGTTGATGCCGGGCTACAATTTCACGTCGAAGATGGAAGTGAGCGCAGCCCAGGAAGCGGCGGCGGCCGGTCTTCAGAGCGTGGAGAAGCTGATGAGATTACTCTCTCACCAACAAAATTTCCAAGAAATCCAGGCCGCCGACGATTATAAGGCTGTGGCCGATGTCGCCGTCTacaaattcaagaaattcatCTCTCTACTCGACCGGACTCCGCGGACCGGCCACGCTCGGTTCCGCCGCGGACCGGTCCCAAATTCCCCTCCCCCGCCGCAGAAGACCGAACCGGCCGGCCCTTCGGCCCAAACCCCCAAAACCGAGGAGAGCGCACCCGGTTCAATAATCTACTGCCCTACGCCGATTCAGCGGCTGCCGCCGCTGCCGGTGCCGCACAACCACCAGCAGCAGGTGAAGAACGTTCCGAATCCGATCGAGCGGAAGGAGTCGTCGACCACCATTAATTTCGCGTCGCCGGCGACCTCGTTCATGTCCTCTCTGACCGGCGACACCGACAGCCTGCAGCCGTCGATGTCGATGTCGTCGGGGTTCCAGATCACGAATCTGTCCCAAGTCTCCTCCGCCGGGCGGCCGCCGCTGTCGACGTCGTCGTTTAAGAGGAAGTGCAGCTCCATGGATGACGCCACCGCCAAGTGCGGCAGCGGGTCGTCACGTTGCCACTGCCCCAAGAAAAG GAAATCGAGATTGAAGAGAGTCGTGAGAGTTCCGGCAATAAGTATGAAGATGGCTGATATTCCACCAGATGACTACTCTTGGAGAAAATATGGTCAAAAGCCCATCAAGGGTTCCCCTCATCCTAG GGGGTATTACAAATGTAGCAGCGTAAGAGGGTGCCCGGCCCGAAAGCATGTGGAGCGGGCCTTGGACGACCCGACGATGCTGATCGTAACGTATGAAGGAGAGCACAATCACGCCCTTTCAAATATGGAAACGCCTGCGCTAGTTCTTGAATCATCTTGA
- the LOC130998289 gene encoding uncharacterized protein At4g06744-like has protein sequence MRVTSFFMTLQTLFFITTILVFPTHHHHVLAQLIPKKLPITVPEIPLVHDLLVFADQRLAIVYPVIQRFKASITSDPFNVTATWSGGNICRYKGFFCESPPDNRSATAVASIDFNGFRLSSSTLAGFLDQLPDLALFHANSNYFSGPIPPAVAGLPYLYELDLSNNRFSGPFPPAILAMDGLSFLDIRFNSFSGAVPPELFAKDELDLLFLNNNDFTTPFPDNADAAAHVAYLSLANNKFFGPIPRSIATSLAGLSEILLLNNLLSGCLPYELGLLKDAVVFDAGGNNLTGPLPFSLGCLQKLEVLNLAGNILYGQVPEPLCLLGSLRNLSLSDNYFMGAGPSCMRLIQSGVADVRKNCIPGQPLQRSMAECAAFMARPKYCPYSDTYSKIPCWIPYYALAPSPSS, from the coding sequence ATGAGAGTAACTAGTTTTTTTATGACACTACAAACTCTCTTCTTCATCACCACCATCCTAGTATTTCCCACGCACCATCATCACGTTCTTGCCCAATTAATCCCCAAAAAACTCCCAATCACTGTGCCAGAAATCCCCCTTGTACACGATTTACTAGTATTCGCCGATCAAAGGCTTGCCATAGTATACCCAGTGATTCAAAGATTCAAAGCCAGCATCACCTCCGACCCCTTCAACGTCACCGCCACGTGGAGCGGCGGCAACATCTGCAGATACAAAGGCTTCTTCTGCGAGAGCCCTCCCGACAACCGCTCCGCCACCGCCGTCGCCTCCATCGACTTCAACGGCTTCCGCCTCTCCTCCTCCACGCTGGCCGGCTTCCTCGACCAGCTCCCGGACCTCGCCCTCTTCCACGCCAACTCCAACTACTTCTCCGGCCCCATCCCTCCCGCCGTCGCCGGACTCCCTTACCTCTACGAGCTGGACCTCAGCAACAACAGATTCTCGGGGCCCTTCCCGCCCGCCATCCTCGCCATGGACGGCCTCTCCTTCCTCGACATCCGCTTCAACTCCTTCTCCGGCGCCGTCCCGCCGGAGCTCTTCGCCAAGGACGAGCTCGACCTGCTCTTCCTCAACAACAACGACTTCACGACGCCTTTCCCCGACAACGCCGACGCCGCCGCCCACGTGGCCTACCTCAGCCTAGCCAACAACAAATTCTTCGGCCCCATCCCCCGCAGCATTGCCACGTCTTTAGCCGGTTTGTCGGAGATCCTGCTGCTCAACAACCTCCTCAGCGGCTGCCTGCCCTATGAACTAGGGTTACTCAAAGATGCGGTGGTGTTCGACGCCGGAGGCAACAACCTGACCGGGCCGCTGCCCTTCTCGCTGGGGTGTTTGCAGAAGCTGGAGGTGCTGAATTTGGCCGGGAACATTTTGTACGGACAAGTGCCGGAGCCGCTGTGTTTGCTGGGGAGTCTGAGGAATCTGTCGTTGTCGGACAATTATTTCATGGGGGCGGGGCCGAGCTGCATGAGGTTGATCCAGAGTGGGGTGGCTGATGTGAGGAAGAACTGCATTCCTGGGCAGCCGTTGCAGAGGTCCATGGCGGAGTGCGCCGCCTTCATGGCCCGCCCCAAGTATTGTCCCTATTCGGATACGTATTCTAAGATTCCTTGTTGGATTCCTTACTATGCTTTGgctccttctccttcttcttGA
- the LOC130998283 gene encoding probable inactive receptor kinase At5g67200 has translation MMRPQPLLLILLLHHFLILAFSSSPHTNALPLLPTDASAILHFKSKADLRNKLDFSPKTGFAFCKWQGLACSHSRAIRLIVENANLGGVFAPNSLTQLAELRVLSLQNNSLTGPIPDLSGLVNLKALFLSRNYFSGAIPPSISTLHRLKTVDLSYNMLAGSIPLSLNGLDRLYYLRLDFNRFNGSVPPLNQSSLQIFNVSHNDLTGAIPVTPALSRFNTSSFSLNSGLCGEIIHKECRSDRPFFGQPATTAPTPRAHAAALGQSAELDGGGGVMRRHKRAALVIGFSLGACIFVVSLICVGLAARRWRRSPEKGESRKIGLEPSVTGNAEAVMRIEEENHELAEKVKRVQEVKQQLMVGKSGSLVFCAGEAAVYSLDQLMRASAELLGRGTMGTTYKAVLDSRLIVTVKRLDAARFATAKQEVFEGHMGSAGGLRHPNLVALRAYFQAKEERLLIYDYHPNGSLSSLIHGSKSAKAKPLHWTSCLKIAEDAAQGLCYIHQAWRLVHGNLKSSNVLLGSDFEACLTDYCLMAVASPAPDEDADSLAYKAPEILRSNQGEATSKSDVYSFGVLLLELLSGKHPSQHPNLVPSEMMRWLRSVRGEEGGENRLEMLLEVALACSVAPPEQRPTMWQVLKMIQEIKEVILMEDSDFNPNPNV, from the exons ATGATGAGGCCGCAACCGCTTCTTCTCATCTTACTCCTCCACCATTTCCTCATTCTCGCATTCTCTTCTTCTCCCCACACAAATGCTTTGCCTCTGCTTCCTACCGATGCTTCCGCAATACTCCATTTCAAGTCCAAAGCCGATTTGCGGAATAAATTGGATTTTTCCCCCAAAACGGGCTTCGCATTCTGCAAGTGGCAAGGACTTGCGTGTTCCCATTCCAGAGCGATTCGACTCATCGTCGAGAACGCCAATCTCGGCGGCGTTTTCGCTCCCAACTCGCTCACTCAGCTCGCCGAGCTCCGAGTCCTCAGCCTGCAGAACAACTCGCTCACCGGTCCAATCCCCGATCTCTCCGGTCTGGTCAATCTCAAAGCGCTTTTTCTCTCCCGCAACTACTTCTCCGGCGCCATTCCGCCCTCTATTTCCACCCTCCACCGCCTCAAAACCGTCGATCTCTCCTACAACATGCTTGCCGGCTCGATACCGCTGTCTCTCAACGGTCTGGACCGTCTGTACTACCTCCGGCTCGACTTCAACCGGTTCAACGGCTCAGTCCCGCCGCTGAACCAGTCATCTCTACAAATCTTCAACGTCTCTCACAACGACCTCACCGGCGCGATCCCGGTTACGCCGGCTCTCTCCCGCTTCAACACGTCTTCTTTTTCGTTGAACTCCGGGCTCTGCGGCGAGATCATCCACAAGGAATGCCGCTCCGATCGGCCATTCTTCGGCCAGCCGGCGACCACCGCGCCGACGCCGCGTGCGCACGCGGCGGCGCTAGGCCAGAGCGCGGAGTtggacggcggcggcggggtGATGCGGCGGCACAAGAGGGCCGCGTTGGTGATCGGGTTCTCGCTGGGGGCGTGCATTTTCGTGGTTTCGTTGATATGCGTGGGCCTCGCGGCGAGGAGGTGGAGGAGGTCGCCGGAGAAGGGCGAGAGCAGGAAAATCGGGCTGGAGCCGAGTGTGACGGGGAACGCGGAAGCCGTGATGAGAATCGAGGAGGAGAACCACGAGCTGGCAGAAAAGGTGAAGAGAGTGCAGGAGGTGAAGCAGCAGCTGATGGTGGGGAAGAGCGGGAGCTTGGTGTTCTGCGCCGGCGAGGCGGCGGTGTACTCGCTGGACCAGCTGATGCGGGCGTCGGCGGAGCTGCTGGGGAGGGGGACAATGGGGACCACCTACAAGGCGGTGCTCGACAGCCGTCTGATCGTGACGGTGAAGAGGCTGGACGCGGCGAGATTCGCCACCGCGAAGCAGGAGGTCTTTGAGGGGCACATGGGATCCGCCGGCGGACTCCGCCACCCCAATTTGGTGGCGCTGAGGGCTTATTTCCAGGCTAAGGAAGAACGCCTGTTGATCTATGATTATCACCCTAATGGCAGTCTCTCGTCTCTAATTCACG GATCGAAGTCAGCAAAGGCGAAACCACTTCACTGGACATCATGCCTGAAAATAGCAGAGGATGCAGCTCAAGGTCTCTGCTACATCCACCAAGCGTGGAGGCTTGTCCACGGCAACCTCAAGTCATCCAATGTGCTCCTCGGCTCTGACTTTGAGGCCTGCCTGACCGACTACTGCCTCATGGCCGTGGCAAGCCCTGCCCCGGACGAGGACGCGGACTCCCTGGCCTACAAGGCCCCAGAGATCCTCAGGTCCAACCAAGGGGAAGCGACGTCCAAGTCGGATGTGTACTCGTTCGGGGTTCTCCTGCTGGAGCTCCTGTCGGGGAAGCATCCGTCGCAGCATCCGAATCTGGTCCCGAGTGAGATGATGAGGTGGCTGAGGTCGGTCAGGGGCGAGGAGGGCGGGGAGAATAGGCTGGAGATGCTGCTTGAGGTGGCGCTGGCGTGCAGCGTCGCGCCTCCGGAGCAGAGGCCCACAATGTGGCAAGTGCTGAAGATGATACAAGAGATTAAAGAGGTGATCTTGATGGAAGATAGTgacttcaaccctaaccctaatgTATAA